Proteins from a single region of Primulina tabacum isolate GXHZ01 chromosome 5, ASM2559414v2, whole genome shotgun sequence:
- the LOC142544510 gene encoding G2/mitotic-specific cyclin-2-like, producing MATRQVILPKNRGEAPIPGAVKQKNMVAETKNRRALGDIGNMVAVCGVNGKPLPQVSRPITRSFCAQLLANAQAAASENNKNLMAVNGNVAIVADGALPDKKAALARKLVQKKDVAKSKPEEIIEISPDTDGVRVKEKPPQLNKEKLGENLLDELSSRKQAPTLTSTLTARSQAAYGLSVKQKEDIVDIDAADVNNDLAVVEYVEEMYSYYKSAENESRPPHAYMDSQPEINEKMRAILIDWLIQVHYKFELSPETLYLTINILDRYLSATTASRRELQLVGMSAMLVASKYEEIWAPEVNELVGFSDNTYSNNQVLLMEKRILGKLEWNLTVPTPYVFLVRFIKASMTDSDVENMVYFLAELGMMNYATLMYCPSVIAASAVYAARCTLNKTPLWNETLKKHTGFQEPQLMDCAKLLVSFHSAAAENKLKGIYRKYTSMDRKAVALLPPAKSLLAAN from the exons ATGGCGACAAGACAAGTTATTCTGCCAAAGAACAGAG GCGAGGCACCGATTCCTGGGGCCGTTAAACAGAAGAACATGGTAGCTGAAACGAAGAACCGACGTGCACTTGGAGACATTGGGAATATGGTCGCCGTTTGTGGGGTCAACGGCAAGCCACTTCCTCAGGTTTCTCGACCTATTACAAG GAGTTTCTGTGCTCAATTACTAGCCAATGCCCAGGCCGCCGCCTCCGAAAACAACAAG AACTTGATGGCAGTAAATGGAAATGTAGCCATTGTAGCCGATGGAGCTCTGCCTGATAAAAAAGCCGCCCTGGCCAGGAAACTGGTTCAAAAGAAGGATGTTGCCAAATCTAAGCCTGAGGAGATCATTGAAATCAGCCCTGATACAGATGGAGTTCGCGTAAAAGAGAAGCCGCCACAATTGAATAAGGAAAAACTTGGTGAAAATTTGTTGGATGAGTTATCATCAAGAAAGCAAGCTCCAACTCTTACTTCAACACTTACTGCCAGAAGCCAG gCTGCTTATGGGCTGAGCGTGAAACAGAAGGAGGACATAGTggatattgatgctgcagatgtGAACAATGACTTGGCAGTTGTTGAATATGTCGAAGAAATGTACAGTTACTACAAGTCAGCCGAGAATGAAAGCAGGCCACCACATGCTTACATGGATTCACAGCcagaaattaatgaaaaaatgaGAGCGATTCTAATAGATTGGCTAATCCAAGTTCACTACAAGTTCGAGCTTTCTCCTGAGACTCTTTACCTGACCATCAACATACTGGACCGGTATCTGTCGGCCACGACTGCATCAAGAAGGGAACTTCAGCTGGTGGGCATGAGTGCCATGCTTGTAGCCTCGAAATATGAAGAAATTTGGGCCCCCGAG GTTAATGAGCTAGTTGGCTTCTCAGACAATACCTACTCAAACAACCAAGTCTTGCTCATGGAAAAACGGATACTAGGGAAATTGGAATGGAACTTGACTGTCCCGACTCCATACGTGTTTCTTGTTCGTTTCATCAAAGCATCCATGACTGATTCCGAC GTTGAGAACATGGTCTATTTCTTGGCTGAGCTTGGGATGATGAATTATGCTACACTAATGTACTGTCCCTCAGTGATTGCTGCCTCAGCAGTCTATGCAGCAAGATGCACTTTAAATAAGACACCCCTTTGGAACGAAACGCTTAAAAAACACACCGGTTTTCAAGAACCGCAGCTTAT GGATTGTGCAAAGTTACTGGTTAGCTTCCATTCCGCTGCGGCAGAGAACAAGCTCAAGGGGATCTACAGAAAATACACGAGTATGGATCGAAAGGCAGTGGCTCTGCTTCCACCAGCCAAATCTCTTTTGGCTGCCAACTGA